In Paenibacillus kyungheensis, the following are encoded in one genomic region:
- a CDS encoding RHS repeat-associated core domain-containing protein: MDKTYNESNGWTRSQYHPDDQGRAIYAIDPLGNTQTASYDAWGQQVEATDPYGNLYITANHMTQRKNNHFAIAAADVSAYRANADNRSIRLNAVEQSYDVYGNLATTTAFKDGASQSQPIQESYTYDLQGNILSYTDPNQTKNSNGVTSNYSYDALNRLTAVQDGIDQTTRYAYDGTGGLTKITVNDSAGKSETLYTKAYNEAGQLTDKTDTSGKNTANSYSSRGLVEEMRDRNGTITNYQYDERGQRTVATLTATNGNTLQTKTIFGSGGNILTDRHELYLNGTKTATQTSTIDKQDRITSLTSTGTNQYSSRLDVAYDTLDRITNQKNSLSGSSFFTNYGYDKLRLSQIQTNGAQTRNTAKANNVNYEYTPLGMVQAITFPTLADGSVLKESFTYDALNRLSQMSNTKGNSTLSAYRYTYDNNGNILTVSESLNGGEAKTSTYTYDKLNRLATVKRIDGSTASYTYDLRGNRKTLSDTQEASATKESSYSYDLDNKLIAATIDGTKTTIDYLPDGLRSQKTTGTTTTQYGYNGSGQVVSEKASNGNTSTYIRGDRVLVKKDQTTSKDYYYLFNGHGDVVQMVDTSGTIVNSYGYDEWGNIAKQQETVANSFKYAGEAYDSETGLYYLKARYYDPSQGRFLNEDSYEGQITNPLTLNIYGYVNNNPLIYVDPTGHYNQASGSGGSPSEARYYNLANAIDTRVVINMRGSNQNTQQNMLTKLIDNYKYSFYGQSYNGEMTRNQFTYLYNMSTDSNNPGSVKWALAQLDDFFTNGMNDKNSDIALGFGMGGAGALGGAGKGRSSDYLSKALKQQNLSSAPANFKQSWSQDGYDYQVRIHPANPQYGKEGSIYRVARRQQGQDAKGQGYGWEYIDTNGNWHPTSTLKPTSDKYNAKAAADTHINLP, encoded by the coding sequence GTGGATAAGACGTACAACGAAAGTAACGGCTGGACGCGTTCTCAGTATCATCCTGATGATCAAGGACGCGCCATTTATGCGATCGATCCACTAGGGAATACGCAGACCGCTAGTTATGACGCATGGGGGCAACAAGTGGAAGCGACCGATCCATATGGCAACCTGTATATTACAGCCAACCATATGACCCAGCGGAAAAACAATCATTTTGCGATTGCCGCCGCCGATGTATCCGCTTATCGTGCAAATGCAGATAACCGTAGCATCCGTCTCAATGCAGTAGAACAATCCTATGATGTCTACGGCAATCTAGCGACAACGACTGCATTCAAAGACGGTGCTTCTCAAAGCCAACCGATTCAAGAAAGCTACACCTATGATCTACAAGGCAACATCCTAAGTTATACCGATCCGAACCAGACGAAAAACAGCAATGGAGTCACCAGCAACTATTCCTACGATGCTCTAAACCGACTGACTGCGGTGCAAGATGGGATCGACCAGACGACTCGTTATGCGTACGATGGTACAGGCGGTCTGACGAAGATCACTGTGAACGACTCTGCTGGCAAAAGCGAAACATTATACACCAAAGCGTACAACGAAGCCGGACAACTGACCGACAAAACCGATACGTCAGGCAAAAACACAGCCAATAGCTACAGCTCTCGTGGCTTAGTCGAAGAAATGCGAGATCGTAACGGAACGATCACCAACTACCAGTACGACGAACGAGGTCAACGTACGGTAGCGACACTGACTGCAACCAACGGCAATACCTTACAAACGAAAACCATTTTCGGTAGTGGCGGTAATATCTTAACCGACCGACACGAACTGTATCTGAACGGTACCAAAACTGCTACCCAGACCAGTACGATCGACAAACAAGACCGGATCACCAGCCTGACTTCCACAGGAACGAATCAATACAGTTCCCGTCTGGACGTCGCTTACGATACGCTTGACCGCATTACCAACCAGAAAAACAGCTTGTCCGGCAGTAGCTTTTTCACGAACTATGGCTACGATAAGCTTCGTTTGAGCCAGATTCAGACCAACGGCGCACAAACACGCAACACCGCCAAAGCGAATAATGTAAACTACGAATATACGCCACTCGGGATGGTACAAGCAATTACGTTCCCAACGTTAGCCGATGGCAGTGTGCTCAAAGAAAGCTTTACCTACGATGCACTCAACCGTTTGAGTCAGATGAGCAATACAAAAGGCAACAGTACTTTGTCTGCCTACCGTTACACTTATGACAACAACGGCAATATCCTTACGGTGAGTGAAAGTCTCAATGGTGGCGAAGCCAAAACATCTACCTACACTTACGACAAGCTCAACCGCCTAGCAACGGTGAAACGAATCGACGGAAGCACCGCCAGCTACACGTACGATCTACGTGGCAACCGGAAAACGCTGAGTGATACGCAGGAAGCATCAGCCACCAAAGAATCCAGTTACAGCTACGATCTGGATAACAAGCTGATTGCAGCGACGATTGACGGTACGAAGACCACAATCGACTATTTACCGGATGGACTCCGTTCTCAGAAAACAACAGGCACAACCACTACTCAATACGGCTACAACGGTAGTGGACAAGTGGTATCTGAAAAAGCAAGCAACGGCAACACTTCGACCTATATCCGTGGCGATCGGGTACTGGTGAAAAAAGACCAGACGACAAGCAAAGATTACTATTACCTGTTCAATGGACACGGTGACGTGGTGCAGATGGTCGATACGAGTGGAACGATTGTGAACAGCTACGGATACGACGAGTGGGGAAATATTGCTAAGCAACAGGAGACGGTAGCGAACAGTTTCAAATATGCAGGCGAAGCATATGATAGTGAGACGGGACTTTATTATCTGAAAGCGAGATATTATGATCCGAGTCAAGGACGGTTTTTGAATGAGGATAGTTATGAGGGACAGATCACGAATCCGTTGACGCTTAATATTTATGGATATGTAAATAATAATCCATTAATCTATGTTGATCCCACAGGTCACTATAATCAAGCGAGTGGAAGTGGTGGAAGTCCTTCCGAAGCTCGTTATTATAACTTAGCGAATGCCATAGATACACGAGTCGTAATTAATATGCGTGGAAGTAATCAGAACACTCAGCAAAATATGCTGACCAAATTAATTGATAATTATAAATATTCATTTTATGGACAATCTTACAATGGAGAAATGACACGTAACCAATTCACTTATTTGTATAATATGTCTACTGATTCCAATAATCCAGGAAGTGTAAAATGGGCACTTGCTCAATTAGATGATTTCTTTACCAATGGAATGAACGATAAAAATAGTGATATCGCTTTAGGTTTTGGTATGGGAGGAGCAGGAGCATTAGGAGGTGCTGGTAAAGGCAGAAGTAGTGATTATTTATCTAAAGCTTTAAAACAACAAAATTTATCAAGCGCACCTGCAAACTTTAAACAGTCTTGGTCTCAAGATGGGTACGATTATCAAGTAAGGATTCATCCTGCTAATCCTCAGTATGGAAAAGAAGGAAGTATATATCGAGTTGCACGTAGACAGCAAGGTCAAGATGCAAAAGGTCAAGGATATGGGTGGGAATATATTGATACCAACGGAAATTGGCATCCTACAAGTACATTAAAACCGACGAGTGATAAATATAATGCGAAAGCAGCAGCAGATACGCATATTAATTTACCGTAA
- a CDS encoding RHS repeat domain-containing protein, with the protein MINQVTQKYIMFVVALVLLLTTVVSPAYGATTKSTNLNKSLLSVKPPSKTIGEIKLKPDQWTTVAKNVYGDVYQEADPELKEIKSKLSEIQQPQMQSFSAFSRSLKASTTEVPSEMSLEQVYEVMDIGAEPVDVYWIEYLYRLTGIEPIDLWNRHHEENKTWEQMEQSYSSKNTETLMPNVNEDVYSSDEEQYHVQQPKLQANTSTASNMTLSAKIASAIGDVTENQNIQDLGKQEYADHAVDAEDISTSTGSLSWKSTQIALPGRDGLDLNIGIRYDSMDTSPYTRGASDTLSAKMYKRSFSYARNDLGMGWSFQFPSIEGADINGNSSRMVYHSSNGASYVAHFMSNSYVDIKAESGTHLRFVLDPERAFTNGQYKSYYYVEHIDGKKEYFSAEGMLIGETDRYGNTIKYNYQSRTVNGDSPGYVLSSITDTLGRKVTFDYETTLNQGSEFQGENIAVTVYNLQGQATQRVVYTKSRVQIFKDGVSDGYVPLLQSITNNLQEKQSFQYSNVIASFRFKSTKKYAEEPYFLLNQVNYPRSITHYSYETVMRGKKGDSIEYRINSRSDQLLKSDGNGSDTVNRIDYTYVGDYTNFPNRYGNGSPEQLAYRYSQTAHIRSNTLSGDFTNTTTYSGDHLVQSTEKRSSKGESIVSNNLVFDATYYYNPTKTQTIQQDADGTITRTSENKYTDWGEIQSQTDALTDSDFNNATTKAQHTVNYTYQDQYKLLTSKSWYQDANKPVSEKYTYTADGRPQSITNAAGETTTYSYEASPLNAHQIQKVIVSKPVRSGVTSTTTTAYGEATNYAYPTEQTQSITNTAKDGSKNTQVIRQQTKYDMGTGLPTQQIDSNGKATITTYDALGRPVKIVSPSITNLDGTTYAVEDQYGYTNRAYSTEADSTNAGILTMRVDAIRQYTNTATGAVTVLSRQSSYYDGFGFLRVDETYNESNGWTRSQYHPDDQGRAIYAIDPLGNTQTASYDAWGQQAEATDPYGNLYITSNHMTQRKNNHFAIAAADISAYRANADNRSIRLNAVEQSYDVYGNLATTTAFKDGASQSQPIQESYTYDLQGNILSYTDPNQTKNSNGVTSNYSYDALNRLTAVQDGIDQTTRYAYDGTGGLTKITVNDSAGKSETLYTKAYNEAGQLTDKTDTSGKNTANSYSSRGLVEEMRDRNGTITNYQYDERGQRTVATLTATNGNTLQTKTIFGSGGNILTDRHELYLNGTKTATQTSTIDKQDRITSLTSTGTNQYSSRLDVAYDTLDRITNQKNSLSGSSFFTNYGYDKLRLSQIQTNGAQTRNTAKANNVNYEYTPLGMVQAITFPTLADGSVLKESFTYDALNRLSQMSNTKGSNTLSAYSYTYDNNGNILTVSESLNGGEAKTSTYTYDKLNRLATVKRIDGSTASYTYDLRGNRKTLSDTQEATATKESSYSYDLDNKLIAATIDGTKTTIDYLPDGLRSQKTTGTATTQYGYNGSGQVVSEKASNGNSSTYIRGDRVLVKKDQSASKDYYYLFNGHGDVVQMVDTSGAIVNSYRYDEWGNIAKQQETVANSFKYAGEAYDSETGLYYLKARYYDPSQGRFLNEDSVEGQITNPLTLNIYGYVSNNPLRYIDPTGNSNFEVNPGTLNEPAKPKKEVLQDPTYWERLKKRANEVKSKAKRINIFGEIASAIVEEGAKNDTSKYVWDKLSPTQRGEMIEAILAEYDYKYWYNIGKTKGGYFPIIDFTSNDRQVVSLKTIDARLFTSGELFNKISEDLKTLKSANITIAGEQVSQDRRTLDVRVPKGYSDKVDLEGLLQKAGDTKVFIREF; encoded by the coding sequence ATGATCAATCAAGTTACTCAAAAATATATTATGTTCGTTGTAGCACTTGTCCTGTTATTAACAACTGTAGTTAGTCCTGCGTATGGAGCTACTACAAAGTCTACCAATCTTAACAAATCATTGCTTTCAGTTAAACCACCTAGTAAAACAATTGGTGAGATAAAATTAAAACCGGATCAATGGACAACGGTAGCCAAAAATGTATATGGAGATGTTTATCAAGAAGCAGATCCTGAATTGAAAGAAATCAAATCTAAACTAAGCGAAATTCAACAACCTCAAATGCAAAGTTTTTCTGCTTTTTCTCGTTCTTTAAAAGCATCAACTACAGAAGTGCCAAGTGAAATGAGCTTAGAACAAGTGTATGAAGTGATGGATATAGGTGCAGAACCTGTTGATGTCTATTGGATTGAATACTTATATCGATTAACAGGAATAGAACCTATTGATTTGTGGAATAGGCACCACGAAGAAAATAAAACGTGGGAGCAAATGGAGCAATCCTACTCTTCAAAAAATACAGAAACTTTAATGCCGAATGTAAATGAAGATGTATATTCTTCTGATGAAGAACAGTATCATGTCCAACAGCCTAAGCTACAAGCAAATACGAGTACTGCTTCTAATATGACTCTATCTGCCAAAATTGCGAGTGCTATTGGAGATGTTACAGAGAATCAAAATATTCAAGATTTAGGCAAGCAAGAGTATGCAGATCATGCAGTAGATGCTGAAGATATTAGTACTTCTACAGGTAGTCTTAGTTGGAAATCTACTCAGATCGCATTACCTGGTCGAGATGGTTTGGATTTGAATATAGGTATCCGTTATGATTCTATGGATACTTCTCCATATACACGTGGAGCTTCGGATACACTTTCTGCCAAAATGTATAAGCGAAGTTTTAGCTATGCTAGAAACGATCTAGGAATGGGATGGTCTTTTCAATTTCCATCTATTGAAGGGGCGGATATTAATGGGAACAGCTCAAGAATGGTTTATCATTCAAGTAATGGAGCAAGTTATGTAGCTCATTTTATGTCCAATAGTTATGTAGACATTAAAGCTGAAAGTGGTACTCATTTACGTTTTGTTTTAGATCCAGAGCGTGCTTTTACAAATGGTCAATACAAATCTTATTATTATGTTGAGCATATTGATGGTAAAAAAGAATATTTTAGTGCAGAAGGTATGTTGATAGGAGAAACAGATCGATACGGGAATACGATCAAATACAACTATCAATCTCGCACTGTGAATGGTGATTCTCCTGGCTATGTTTTATCTTCTATCACAGATACTTTGGGTCGGAAAGTAACTTTTGATTATGAGACTACTTTAAATCAAGGTTCTGAATTTCAAGGAGAAAATATTGCAGTCACCGTATATAATCTTCAAGGTCAAGCAACGCAAAGAGTAGTATATACTAAAAGCAGAGTACAGATATTTAAGGATGGAGTCTCAGATGGATATGTTCCATTACTTCAAAGTATTACTAATAACCTGCAAGAGAAACAGTCATTTCAATATAGTAATGTTATAGCATCATTTCGTTTCAAAAGTACGAAAAAATATGCAGAGGAACCTTACTTTTTATTAAATCAAGTTAATTATCCACGTTCGATAACTCATTATAGTTATGAGACGGTTATGCGTGGTAAAAAGGGAGATTCGATTGAGTATAGAATCAACTCAAGATCAGATCAGTTACTTAAATCTGATGGGAATGGATCAGATACAGTAAATCGTATAGATTATACGTATGTGGGTGACTATACAAATTTCCCTAATCGGTATGGGAATGGTAGCCCGGAACAACTTGCTTACCGCTATTCACAAACAGCCCATATTCGTAGCAATACATTATCTGGAGACTTTACAAATACTACGACATATAGTGGAGATCATTTAGTACAGTCTACAGAAAAGCGTTCTTCAAAAGGCGAATCTATTGTATCTAATAATCTAGTCTTTGATGCAACTTATTACTATAATCCAACCAAAACTCAAACTATCCAACAAGATGCAGATGGAACGATTACTCGTACAAGTGAAAATAAATATACTGATTGGGGCGAAATTCAAAGTCAGACAGATGCTTTGACAGATAGTGATTTCAATAATGCTACGACTAAAGCACAACATACCGTAAATTATACGTATCAAGATCAATATAAATTATTAACCAGCAAGTCATGGTACCAAGATGCTAACAAACCTGTGAGTGAAAAGTACACCTACACCGCAGACGGTCGACCACAAAGTATAACGAATGCTGCTGGTGAAACGACAACGTATAGTTACGAAGCTTCCCCTTTGAATGCTCATCAGATTCAAAAGGTGATCGTATCCAAACCTGTCCGTTCAGGAGTAACATCTACCACCACAACAGCGTACGGAGAAGCGACGAACTATGCTTATCCGACAGAGCAGACACAAAGCATAACCAATACAGCCAAAGATGGTAGCAAAAATACACAAGTGATTCGTCAACAAACGAAGTACGATATGGGTACAGGCTTACCTACCCAACAAATCGACAGCAACGGCAAAGCCACGATCACAACATACGATGCGCTAGGTCGTCCGGTCAAAATCGTTTCGCCATCTATCACCAACTTGGATGGAACCACCTATGCGGTAGAAGATCAATATGGCTATACCAATCGTGCGTATAGCACAGAAGCCGATAGCACCAATGCAGGCATCTTAACGATGCGTGTCGATGCGATTCGTCAATACACCAACACGGCTACAGGAGCCGTTACCGTACTGAGTCGTCAATCATCGTACTATGATGGATTTGGATTTTTGCGAGTGGATGAGACGTACAACGAAAGTAACGGCTGGACGCGTTCTCAGTATCATCCTGATGATCAAGGACGCGCCATTTATGCGATCGATCCACTAGGGAATACGCAGACCGCTAGTTATGACGCATGGGGACAACAAGCCGAAGCGACCGATCCATATGGCAACCTGTATATTACGTCCAACCATATGACCCAGCGGAAAAACAATCATTTTGCGATTGCCGCCGCCGATATATCCGCTTATCGTGCGAATGCAGATAACCGTAGTATCCGTCTCAATGCAGTGGAACAATCTTATGATGTCTACGGCAATCTAGCGACGACAACTGCATTCAAAGACGGCGCTTCTCAAAGCCAGCCGATTCAAGAAAGCTACACTTATGATCTACAAGGCAACATCCTAAGTTATACCGATCCGAACCAGACGAAAAACAGCAATGGAGTCACCAGCAACTATTCCTACGATGCTCTGAACCGACTCACGGCTGTGCAAGATGGGATCGACCAGACGACTCGTTATGCGTACGACGGTACAGGCGGGCTAACGAAGATCACTGTGAACGACTCTGCTGGCAAAAGCGAAACATTATACACCAAAGCCTACAACGAAGCTGGACAATTGACCGACAAAACCGATACGTCAGGCAAAAACACAGCCAATAGCTACAGCTCTCGTGGCTTAGTCGAAGAAATGCGAGATCGCAACGGAACAATAACCAACTACCAGTACGACGAACGAGGTCAACGTACGGTAGCGACACTAACCGCAACCAACGGCAATACCTTACAAACGAAAACTATTTTCGGTAGTGGAGGTAACATCCTAACCGACCGACACGAACTGTATCTGAACGGCACCAAGACGGCTACTCAGACCAGTACAATCGACAAACAAGACCGGATCACCAGCCTAACTTCCACAGGCACGAACCAATACAGTTCCCGTCTGGACGTCGCTTACGATACGCTTGACCGCATTACCAATCAAAAGAACAGCTTGTCCGGTAGTAGCTTTTTCACCAACTATGGCTACGATAAGCTTCGTTTGAGCCAGATTCAGACCAATGGCGCACAAACACGCAACACCGCCAAAGCCAATAATGTAAACTACGAATACACGCCACTCGGGATGGTACAAGCAATCACGTTCCCAACGTTAGCGGATGGAAGTGTATTGAAAGAAAGCTTTACCTATGATGCTTTGAACCGTTTGAGCCAGATGAGCAATACGAAAGGCAGTAACACGTTGTCTGCTTATAGCTACACATACGACAACAACGGCAATATCCTTACGGTGAGTGAAAGTCTAAACGGTGGCGAAGCCAAAACATCCACCTATACCTACGACAAGCTCAACCGCCTAGCCACAGTGAAACGAATTGATGGAAGCACCGCCAGCTACACGTACGATCTACGTGGTAACCGGAAAACGCTGAGTGACACGCAGGAAGCGACAGCGACCAAAGAATCCAGCTATAGCTATGATCTGGATAACAAGCTGATTGCCGCAACCATTGATGGTACCAAAACAACGATTGATTATTTACCGGACGGACTCCGTTCTCAGAAAACAACAGGCACAGCGACCACCCAATACGGCTACAACGGTAGTGGACAAGTGGTATCTGAAAAAGCAAGCAACGGCAACTCTTCGACCTATATCCGAGGCGATCGAGTACTGGTGAAAAAAGACCAGAGTGCAAGTAAAGACTACTATTACCTGTTCAACGGACATGGTGATGTGGTGCAGATGGTTGATACCAGTGGTGCGATTGTGAACAGCTACCGGTATGATGAGTGGGGGAACATTGCTAAGCAACAAGAGACGGTAGCGAACAGCTTCAAATATGCAGGCGAAGCGTATGATAGTGAGACGGGACTGTATTATCTGAAAGCAAGATATTATGATCCGAGTCAAGGACGGTTTTTGAATGAGGATTCAGTGGAAGGTCAGATTACGAATCCGTTGACACTAAATATTTATGGATATGTAAGTAATAATCCTTTGCGTTACATTGATCCTACGGGTAATTCAAATTTTGAAGTAAATCCTGGAACCTTAAATGAGCCAGCTAAGCCAAAAAAAGAAGTATTACAAGATCCGACATATTGGGAAAGATTAAAAAAACGTGCTAACGAAGTGAAAAGTAAGGCTAAAAGAATAAATATATTTGGAGAAATTGCAAGTGCAATCGTTGAAGAGGGAGCTAAAAATGATACATCTAAGTACGTTTGGGATAAACTTTCTCCAACACAACGTGGAGAAATGATTGAAGCAATTCTAGCAGAATATGATTATAAATATTGGTACAATATTGGAAAAACCAAAGGAGGATACTTTCCTATAATTGATTTTACTTCCAATGATCGTCAGGTTGTAAGTCTAAAAACAATAGATGCAAGATTATTTACTAGTGGAGAGTTATTCAATAAAATATCAGAAGATCTAAAAACATTAAAATCTGCAAATATTACTATTGCAGGAGAGCAAGTAAGTCAAGATAGAAGAACTTTAGATGTACGAGTTCCAAAAGGCTATAGTGATAAAGTCGATCTAGAAGGCCTACTACAAAAAGCTGGAGACACAAAAGTATTTATAAGGGAGTTTTAA
- a CDS encoding RHS repeat-associated core domain-containing protein, which translates to MSDTQEASATKESSYSYDLDNKLIAATIDGTKTTIDYLPDGLRSQKTTGTATTQYGYNGSGQVVSEKASNGNSSTYIRGDRVLVKKDQTASKDYYLFNGHGDVVQMVDTSGAIVNSYGYDEWGNIAKQQETVANSFKYAGEAYDSETGLYYLKARYYDPSQGRFLNEDSYEGQITNPHSINGYTYVHNNPLIYVDPTGHVTESYNDGALRNLLQDARSKVNSKSDALYSKYKAKVTEVYGNFVDDNTYNYLFDLTTKTSTYGNSTGKSDWAIEQLVSGYQEYELAEYIATMAMGGVGGVGPGGGKGRTYSANGNAELRALRRPAFDEWVENGFTVGDNKFQLNQHAYNSLFKSGRKDIMPDDIVGALENQSMPAAPGSVLYTNPHTGTKVYVNPESKSVVGIQPKKFQD; encoded by the coding sequence ATGAGTGACACGCAGGAAGCATCAGCGACCAAAGAATCCAGTTACAGCTACGATCTGGATAACAAACTGATTGCCGCAACCATTGATGGTACCAAAACAACGATTGACTATTTACCGGACGGACTCCGTTCTCAGAAAACAACAGGCACAGCGACCACCCAATACGGCTACAACGGTAGTGGACAAGTGGTATCTGAAAAAGCAAGCAACGGCAACTCTTCGACCTATATCCGAGGCGATCGAGTACTGGTGAAAAAAGACCAGACCGCAAGTAAAGACTACTACCTGTTCAACGGACATGGTGATGTGGTACAGATGGTCGATACCAGTGGTGCGATAGTGAACAGCTATGGGTATGATGAGTGGGGGAACATTGCTAAGCAACAAGAGACAGTAGCGAACAGCTTCAAATATGCAGGCGAAGCCTATGATAGTGAGACGGGACTGTATTATCTGAAAGCAAGATATTATGATCCGAGTCAAGGACGGTTTTTGAATGAGGATAGTTATGAAGGACAGATTACGAATCCGCACAGTATCAATGGATATACGTACGTTCATAACAATCCGTTAATCTATGTCGATCCCACAGGGCATGTTACAGAATCGTATAATGATGGAGCATTACGGAATTTATTGCAAGATGCTCGAAGTAAGGTGAATTCAAAGTCCGATGCATTATACTCGAAGTATAAAGCGAAGGTAACTGAAGTCTATGGGAATTTCGTAGATGATAACACATACAATTACCTGTTTGATTTAACGACAAAGACAAGTACGTATGGAAATAGCACAGGGAAATCAGACTGGGCGATAGAGCAGTTAGTTAGTGGTTATCAAGAATATGAACTGGCAGAGTATATTGCGACAATGGCTATGGGAGGAGTAGGCGGTGTCGGACCAGGTGGTGGAAAAGGTAGAACATATAGTGCAAATGGAAATGCAGAGTTAAGGGCATTGAGAAGACCTGCATTTGATGAATGGGTAGAAAATGGTTTTACTGTAGGTGATAATAAATTTCAGCTGAATCAGCATGCATATAATAGTCTATTCAAATCCGGTCGAAAAGATATAATGCCAGATGATATTGTAGGAGCATTAGAAAATCAATCAATGCCTGCGGCACCTGGAAGTGTATTGTATACAAATCCTCATACTGGAACTAAAGTCTATGTAAATCCTGAATCCAAATCTGTAGTAGGAATTCAACCTAAAAAATTTCAAGATTAG